The following coding sequences lie in one Salarias fasciatus chromosome 7 unlocalized genomic scaffold, fSalaFa1.1 super_scaffold_4, whole genome shotgun sequence genomic window:
- the gtf3c5 gene encoding general transcription factor 3C polypeptide 5, with product MEESQELKLDFTLKELSLSGQPGAEGVPGGSSTLQVRENKLVCVDYPGVFSSVDKMLETLGGEQTVTKTFAHPNRRLEMRFRPQDPFCHAACGNRLPSSNLLLRVRRRVRKKDPNDAQIQMEVLGVIATTYKFQGMIDFQYLAMHSEGQENTSLYDKIILRKSETQQFFEQPVPYFLPPAIFSRLDTPGDYFYRREVHKNPMETNKSFICVNRARRPNNAIFVAFIDPTVPSECLEAARTKWVRVCLKEHDKQAEEKLKSMFESRPIWSRNGVKANINLHPDKMKLLLPVYAYYMVTGPWRSLWVRLGYDPRKSPESKKYQMLDFRMRCSTKHGYSLSEIPVKAKRSAFNYSLPVTFNKAGPVPASVMDLPGQEGASTSRDPVPHSYQLKESSYIFKEGMLPPHRQMFYQLCDLHVESVQKVIEQNNGAEQECDERDGWCVRGTTDKLRDIISAMIKKVIRANKPDLPQVPKKMRRKGLKSTTEMVAEEEEDNDNKEGEEEDEDDEFQPSEGSENEMETEILDYL from the exons ATGGAGGAGTCGCAGGAGTTGAAGCTGGACTTCACCCTGAAGGAGCTGAGCCTCTCCGGGCAGCCCGGAGCCGAGGGGGTCCCCGGcggctcctccaccctgcaggtcCGCGAAAAcaagctggtgtgtgtggactaTCCCGGAGTGTTCAGCAGCGTGGACAAGATGCTGGAAACTCTGGGAGGGGAGCAAACTGTGACGAAA ACCTTCGCTCACCCGAACAGACGCCTCGAGATGCGCTTCCGACCGCAGGACCCTTTCTGTCACGCGGCGTGTGGAAACCGCCTCCCCTCCAGCAACCTCCTCCTCCGGGTGCGTCGCCGGGTGAGAAAAAAGGATCCCAACGATGCCCAGATCCAAATGGAAGTACTGGGAGTAATCGCCACGACGTACAAATTCCAAG GAATGATTGACTTTCAGTACCTGGCCATGCACTCAGAAGGCCAAGAAAACACGTCCCTGTATGACAAAATCATCCTCCGCAAATCTGAGACTCAACAGTTCTTCGAGCAGCCCGTGCCTTACTTCCTGCCGCCGGCCATCTTCTCTCGCCTCGACACGCCCGGGGATTATTTCTACCGGCGCGAAGTCCACAAGAA CCCGATGGAAACCAACAAGTCCTTCATCTGCGTGAACCGCGCCCGCCGGCCCAACAACGCCATTTTCGTGGCCTTCATCGATCCCACCGTGCCCAGCGAGTGCCTGGAGGCCGCCAGGACCAAGTGGGTGCGGGTGTGTCTGAAGGAGCACGACAAGCAGGCGGAGGAGAAGCTGAAAAGC ATGTTTGAGAGCCGACCCATCTGGTCCCGGAACGGCGTCAAGGCCAACATCAACCTCCACCCTGATaaaatgaagctgctgctgcctgtctaTGCCTACTACATG GTGACGGGACCTTGGAGAAGTCTGTGGGTGAGGCTGGGCTACGATCCCCGGAAGAGCCCGGAGTCCAAGAAATACCAGATGCTGGATTTCCGGATGCGCTGCAGCACCAAACATG GTTATTCGCTCTCTGAGATCCCAGTGAAAGCCAAGAGGAGCGCCTTCAACTACAGTCTGCCCGTCACATTCAACAAAGCAG GTCCTGTTCCAGCCAGTGTGATGGATCTTCCAGGTCAGGAGGGTGCGAGCACCAGCCGAGATCCAGTCCCACACTCCTACCAGCTGAAG GAGTCGTCCTACATCTTCAAAGAGGGAATGCTGCCTCCTCACAGACAGATGTTTTACCAGCTCTGTGATTTGCATGTGGAAAG TGTTCAAAAAGTGATCGAGCAGAACAACGGTGCCGAGCAGGAGTGCGACGAGCGCGACGGGTGGTGTGTCCGCGGCACCACCGACAAGCTGCGCGACATCATCTCAGCCATGATCAAGAAGGTGATCCGAGCCAATAAACCAG aTTTACCACAGGTCCCTAAAAAGATGAGACGCAAAGGCTTAAAGTCCACGACAGAAATGGtcgcagaggaagaggaggataaTGACAATAAggaaggtgaagaggaggatgaagatgatgaattTCAGCCTTCTGAAGGAAGTGAAAATGAGATGGAGACTGAAATTCTGGATTACTTGTGA